Proteins co-encoded in one Paracrocinitomix mangrovi genomic window:
- a CDS encoding Smr/MutS family protein, with product MKLGDKVAVVNDTIKGKVIQVSTDEIVIEDEHGFERTYHPTELVISKGNYKFGNDQLYNKELNDKIKAQINEHKRSLSHFEVDLHIEELVDSHSHMTNHEILMKQMGVCKSFVQKSLDSNTKRIVLIHGKGEGVLKAEIHAFLNKLRYLHEIGLEYHDASYSEYGMGGATEVIFH from the coding sequence ATGAAATTAGGTGACAAGGTAGCTGTAGTCAATGACACTATTAAAGGAAAAGTAATCCAAGTTAGTACGGATGAAATCGTTATTGAAGATGAACATGGTTTTGAAAGAACTTATCATCCTACAGAACTGGTTATTTCTAAAGGAAATTACAAATTTGGAAATGATCAGTTGTACAATAAGGAATTGAATGACAAAATCAAAGCTCAAATTAACGAGCATAAAAGATCCCTTAGCCATTTTGAAGTGGACCTCCACATAGAAGAGTTAGTAGATTCACATTCGCACATGACAAATCATGAAATACTGATGAAACAAATGGGAGTCTGTAAAAGTTTTGTTCAGAAATCTCTAGACAGTAATACCAAAAGAATTGTATTGATTCATGGTAAAGGAGAAGGTGTGCTGAAAGCAGAAATTCATGCCTTTTTAAACAAGTTAAGATATTTGCATGAAATTGGCCTTGAATATCATGATGCTTCCTATAGTGAATATGGAATGGGAGGAGCAACAGAAGTGATTTTTCATTAA
- a CDS encoding site-2 protease family protein, whose translation MFESDDNNFPNKPELALADSKPNWGKTVSTMLLFIAAFFFFFSQNYLLILLITGILLIHELGHFVMMKKYGYKSVNMLFIPIFGALVSGDKFKISQNQKYWISMMGPLPGLLIGSIGFIYCIEVEQFNLLFEASLLLILINSLNLLPLDPLDGGHVVETLFFPNSSSFRLYFTLISSLLLISIGVYFQVYLIVIFGFLMSFKVRGIQKSQRIHDNLDEINVNYKKSYHELSDREYWTIRRIFLENNPKIKEIIPDDLVLWENEKLLVDQVRQLLRADVQVDLNIMKRLVYFVLFMITLLGPLALLYINVDAILTTYDLAQ comes from the coding sequence ATGTTTGAATCTGATGATAATAACTTTCCTAATAAACCTGAATTAGCACTTGCTGACAGCAAGCCTAATTGGGGAAAAACAGTATCAACTATGCTACTGTTTATTGCTGCGTTTTTCTTTTTTTTTTCGCAGAATTACTTATTGATATTATTAATTACAGGAATCTTGTTAATTCATGAATTGGGTCATTTTGTAATGATGAAGAAGTATGGTTATAAATCAGTAAACATGCTTTTTATTCCAATTTTTGGAGCGTTAGTCAGTGGTGATAAATTTAAAATTTCTCAAAACCAAAAGTATTGGATCAGTATGATGGGGCCTTTACCCGGATTGCTAATAGGTTCTATAGGTTTTATCTATTGTATTGAAGTAGAACAATTCAATTTATTATTTGAAGCCTCACTTTTATTAATTCTGATTAACTCGTTGAACTTATTACCGTTAGATCCTTTGGATGGTGGTCATGTAGTTGAGACTTTATTCTTTCCTAACTCATCTAGTTTTAGATTGTATTTCACTTTAATTAGCTCTTTACTTTTAATTAGTATTGGTGTTTATTTTCAGGTTTATCTGATTGTTATTTTTGGATTTTTAATGTCTTTTAAGGTTAGAGGTATTCAAAAAAGTCAGAGAATCCATGATAATTTAGATGAGATAAATGTCAATTATAAAAAGAGCTATCACGAATTATCTGATAGGGAATACTGGACAATTAGAAGAATCTTTTTAGAAAATAATCCAAAGATCAAAGAAATCATTCCGGATGATTTAGTTCTTTGGGAGAATGAAAAACTCTTAGTTGATCAGGTTAGACAACTTCTTAGAGCAGATGTGCAAGTTGATTTAAACATTATGAAAAGACTTGTCTATTTTGTTTTATTCATGATCACTTTATTAGGACCATTAGCATTATTATATATCAATGTTGATGCAATTTTGACTACTTATGATTTAGCCCAATGA
- a CDS encoding ABC transporter ATP-binding protein — MLVAKGIYKSYGDLPILKGIDLSVEKQEVVCIVGASGAGKTTLLQIMGTLDRPDQGSLYLNDTNLLELSGKKLAAFRNKKLGFIFQFHQLLPEFNAIENVILPAILGDVSKAEAMQKGEELLSFLGLKDRLTHKPSQLSGGEQQRVAVARALINSPEVIFADEPSGNLDSKNSRELHELFFKLKEEMGQTFVIVTHNPELANMADKKYEMKDGLIVQ; from the coding sequence ATGTTAGTTGCTAAAGGAATATACAAAAGTTATGGTGATTTGCCAATACTGAAAGGTATCGATTTATCTGTTGAAAAACAAGAAGTTGTTTGCATTGTTGGAGCGTCTGGTGCAGGTAAGACAACTTTGCTTCAAATTATGGGTACTTTGGACAGACCGGACCAAGGCTCTTTGTATCTTAACGATACTAACTTACTAGAGCTTTCTGGAAAGAAATTAGCAGCTTTTAGAAACAAGAAACTTGGTTTTATCTTTCAATTTCACCAATTGCTTCCTGAATTTAATGCGATTGAGAATGTTATTTTGCCTGCTATTTTGGGTGATGTATCAAAAGCAGAAGCCATGCAAAAAGGAGAAGAATTACTTTCATTTCTGGGATTAAAGGACAGGTTAACGCATAAACCTTCCCAACTTTCAGGTGGTGAACAGCAAAGAGTGGCAGTAGCAAGAGCTTTGATTAATTCTCCTGAAGTAATTTTTGCTGACGAACCTTCAGGAAATCTAGATTCAAAAAATTCAAGAGAACTTCATGAGTTATTTTTTAAACTCAAAGAAGAAATGGGTCAAACATTTGTAATTGTTACCCATAATCCAGAGTTGGCTAATATGGCTGACAAGAAATACGAAATGAAAGACGGATTGATTGTTCAATGA
- a CDS encoding TIGR02757 family protein — MKSAEIKAFLEEKVIAFNHEAFIENDPIIIPHQFEQKEDIEIIGFIVATIAWGNRASIIKNGYKLMEIMGNQPYEFIKSYNQSPDDLTFVHRTFNNVDLDFFFRSLQNIYLNKGGLESVFSSNLNAKESIMHFREVFLEVPHEKRSEKHLANPEKGSSAKRINMFLRWMVRNDKKGVDFGLWTKHDTAKLYIPLDVHTANAARKLKLIKRNANDWKALEELMLHLQRFDPKDPCKYDYALFGVSINKEI, encoded by the coding sequence ATGAAATCAGCTGAAATCAAAGCCTTTCTAGAAGAAAAAGTTATAGCTTTTAATCATGAGGCTTTTATTGAAAATGACCCCATTATTATCCCTCATCAATTTGAACAAAAAGAGGATATTGAGATCATAGGTTTTATAGTAGCAACCATAGCCTGGGGGAATAGAGCCAGCATCATAAAAAATGGTTATAAACTAATGGAGATCATGGGTAATCAACCTTATGAATTCATTAAATCATATAATCAATCTCCTGATGACTTGACTTTTGTACACAGAACCTTTAATAATGTTGATTTAGATTTCTTTTTTAGATCATTACAGAACATCTATCTAAACAAAGGCGGATTAGAAAGTGTTTTTTCTTCTAATCTTAATGCAAAGGAAAGTATTATGCATTTTAGAGAAGTATTCTTAGAAGTTCCTCACGAAAAAAGAAGTGAGAAACATCTTGCGAATCCTGAGAAAGGATCTTCTGCCAAGAGAATTAATATGTTCTTAAGATGGATGGTACGAAATGATAAAAAAGGTGTTGATTTTGGTTTATGGACCAAACATGACACAGCTAAGCTTTACATTCCTTTAGATGTGCATACAGCCAATGCTGCCCGAAAGCTAAAATTGATAAAACGAAACGCTAATGATTGGAAAGCATTAGAGGAATTAATGCTTCATTTACAGAGGTTTGATCCTAAAGATCCTTGTAAATATGATTACGCATTATTTGGTGTATCTATCAACAAAGAAATTTAA
- a CDS encoding vWA domain-containing protein translates to MSFVYPNFLWAYLLIAIPIIVHLFNFRRYKTIYFSRVEFLKEVTEDSKSGLKLKHLLVLISRILAIICLVTAFAQPYIPLEDAANIENITSVYIDNSYSMEAEGKDGNLLNEAKNQAIDVVRSMDENERINLITSDLLSKHQRFYSKSEVIDMIKEIEFSAKSTSLTNVLSLQLDLFNGAADKANKRIFLFSDFQKSSNDLTDFKREGVSTFYYQAEAQNKGNVYIDSVWFQTPVHRVNTPIDIFFRIYNETDEEQIDLPVNLSIDGSNPGPKRINVPANSFVDEKITFTEKGTGIKNGKLTITTNQLFFDDEFYFSYEIKEEVKILLITDATEKNINIEQLYGLDDYYNCQTTSINTVSQEDFKGKELIIFQNVNNIPSGLMDIINDGLKSGITVMFIPGKNINMNNWDGFMSQYNLPTFLPLDSSSASLSYFNDDDPLYTGVFEGKPSNFKHPKLKANYDLFISNANNFITLFGTGPTNPFLYYSKQLNGKIIVMTAPLDLAYSDFQIHALFAATMLRFAETASFQKPLYMEIGNMGNFPLNTEIDEKAQVRLINKEFEVDVIPLVVNTESSRAISFSHMEDQLKQAGIYDLTNEKDFKEKIAINYSRNESVTECFENEEIKESFESVGWQNAQPLAVNDSGTVEINQIDAKEYWRILLILGLIFLAIEILILRLWNVIKFSK, encoded by the coding sequence ATGAGTTTTGTCTATCCGAATTTTCTTTGGGCCTACCTTCTGATAGCTATTCCGATAATTGTTCATTTATTCAATTTCAGGAGATATAAAACCATTTACTTTTCTAGAGTTGAATTTTTAAAAGAAGTAACTGAAGATTCAAAGTCAGGTTTAAAGCTTAAACATTTATTGGTGCTAATAAGTAGGATTTTAGCCATAATTTGTTTAGTCACGGCTTTTGCTCAACCATATATTCCACTTGAAGATGCCGCTAACATAGAGAATATCACTAGTGTCTATATTGATAATTCGTACAGTATGGAGGCGGAAGGAAAAGACGGTAACTTGTTGAACGAAGCAAAGAATCAAGCCATTGATGTTGTACGATCAATGGATGAAAATGAGCGAATTAATTTAATCACCTCTGACCTACTCTCTAAACATCAAAGATTTTATAGTAAAAGTGAGGTAATTGATATGATAAAAGAGATTGAATTCTCGGCAAAATCTACTTCATTGACAAATGTACTTTCACTTCAACTTGATTTATTCAACGGTGCGGCAGACAAAGCAAACAAAAGAATATTTCTATTCTCAGATTTTCAAAAAAGTAGCAATGATTTAACGGATTTTAAAAGAGAAGGTGTATCTACTTTTTATTATCAGGCTGAGGCGCAAAACAAAGGGAATGTATATATAGATTCAGTTTGGTTCCAAACACCAGTTCACAGGGTGAATACACCGATAGATATCTTCTTTAGAATCTACAATGAAACAGATGAAGAACAAATTGATTTACCTGTTAATTTGAGTATTGACGGAAGTAATCCTGGTCCAAAAAGGATAAATGTACCTGCCAATTCATTTGTTGATGAAAAAATCACCTTCACTGAAAAAGGTACAGGAATCAAGAATGGGAAGTTGACGATAACAACTAATCAATTGTTTTTTGATGATGAGTTTTATTTCTCATATGAAATCAAAGAGGAAGTGAAGATTTTATTGATAACTGATGCTACTGAGAAGAATATCAACATAGAGCAGTTGTACGGTTTAGATGACTATTACAATTGTCAAACAACCAGTATTAACACTGTTAGTCAGGAAGATTTTAAGGGTAAAGAATTAATCATATTTCAAAATGTGAATAATATTCCTTCTGGTTTAATGGATATTATCAATGATGGTTTAAAAAGTGGTATAACTGTAATGTTTATTCCTGGTAAAAACATCAATATGAATAATTGGGATGGATTCATGTCACAATACAATTTACCAACCTTTTTGCCGCTTGATTCAAGCAGTGCGTCATTGAGTTATTTTAATGATGATGACCCACTTTACACTGGTGTTTTTGAAGGCAAACCGAGTAATTTTAAACATCCAAAATTGAAAGCAAACTATGACTTGTTTATCAGCAATGCTAACAATTTCATTACCTTATTTGGAACCGGTCCTACAAATCCATTTTTGTATTATTCAAAACAATTGAACGGTAAAATCATTGTAATGACTGCTCCTTTGGATTTAGCTTATTCTGATTTTCAAATCCATGCATTATTTGCCGCCACCATGCTGCGTTTTGCTGAAACCGCTTCTTTCCAGAAACCACTTTACATGGAGATTGGGAATATGGGTAATTTCCCTTTAAATACTGAAATTGATGAAAAGGCTCAAGTAAGATTAATCAACAAAGAGTTTGAAGTTGATGTAATACCATTAGTGGTTAATACAGAATCTAGTAGAGCAATCTCCTTCAGTCACATGGAAGATCAATTAAAACAAGCGGGGATATATGACTTGACCAATGAAAAGGATTTTAAAGAAAAAATTGCCATTAATTATAGCAGAAATGAGTCTGTAACAGAATGCTTTGAGAATGAAGAAATTAAAGAAAGTTTTGAGTCTGTGGGATGGCAGAATGCACAGCCTTTAGCTGTGAATGATTCAGGAACTGTTGAAATTAATCAGATTGATGCTAAAGAATACTGGAGAATTCTGCTAATTTTGGGTCTGATATTTCTAGCAATAGAAATTCTCATTTTGAGATTGTGGAACGTCATTAAGTTTTCAAAGTAA
- a CDS encoding dihydroorotase produces the protein MKILIKSCKIIAPSSEFNGKVKDILIQDGIIEKIEDKIDADADQVLEYDNLNVSTGWYDSRVNFCDPGLEFKEDLNSGLKAAEMGGMTAVSVTPNTEPTLSNKSQIEYVLKNSYFSPVDIFPHGSITEKLEGKELAEMYDMQKAGAIAFSDAKKDVSAGIMYRALLYTKNFDGLVISFPFDRTLFGTGQVNEGESSVRTGLKSIPSISEYIRIERDISLLKYTEGKLHISGVSTKEGVDLIRKAKADGLNISADTYAINLLYNDEKMLDFDVNYKVLPPLRSEEDRKALIQGIKDGTIDVVCSDHSPQNIENKDVEFDHASFGIIGTQTLFPMLNQLDELSLEQKINLISYNPRKLFNLPPTSIQIGEMANLTLFSPDEKWSLSKDDIVSKSLNTPLIGAELKGKVIGIINSGELSVLA, from the coding sequence ATGAAAATTCTTATTAAATCCTGTAAAATAATAGCTCCAAGCTCTGAGTTTAACGGCAAGGTTAAGGATATTTTAATTCAGGACGGAATCATTGAGAAAATTGAAGATAAGATAGATGCTGATGCTGATCAGGTATTGGAATACGATAATCTAAATGTATCAACCGGATGGTATGATTCAAGAGTTAACTTTTGTGATCCGGGACTAGAATTTAAAGAAGATTTAAACTCTGGTTTAAAAGCTGCTGAAATGGGTGGAATGACAGCTGTTTCAGTTACTCCAAATACCGAACCCACTTTAAGCAATAAGTCGCAAATTGAATATGTTTTAAAAAACTCATATTTCTCTCCTGTTGATATATTTCCCCATGGCTCTATTACAGAGAAACTGGAAGGAAAAGAATTAGCTGAAATGTATGACATGCAAAAAGCAGGAGCTATTGCATTTTCAGATGCTAAAAAAGATGTTTCAGCAGGAATAATGTATAGAGCATTATTGTACACAAAGAATTTTGATGGACTCGTAATTAGCTTTCCTTTTGACCGTACCTTATTTGGAACAGGCCAGGTAAATGAAGGTGAATCAAGTGTAAGAACGGGACTAAAATCGATCCCTTCTATTTCAGAATATATCAGAATAGAAAGAGATATTAGTCTTTTGAAATACACAGAAGGAAAACTGCATATTAGTGGAGTATCTACCAAGGAAGGTGTAGATTTGATTAGAAAAGCAAAAGCAGATGGATTAAATATCTCTGCTGATACTTATGCAATCAATTTACTTTACAATGATGAAAAAATGCTTGATTTTGACGTCAATTATAAAGTGTTACCTCCTTTAAGATCTGAAGAAGACAGAAAGGCATTAATTCAAGGAATTAAGGACGGAACGATAGACGTGGTTTGCTCTGACCATTCCCCTCAAAACATAGAGAACAAAGATGTTGAGTTTGATCATGCCTCATTTGGAATTATTGGAACACAAACTTTATTTCCAATGCTTAATCAGCTTGATGAATTAAGCTTAGAGCAAAAAATCAACTTAATATCCTACAATCCAAGGAAATTATTCAACTTACCTCCTACTTCTATTCAAATTGGTGAAATGGCAAATCTAACATTGTTTAGCCCTGATGAAAAGTGGAGTCTTTCAAAAGATGATATTGTATCTAAATCACTTAATACTCCATTAATAGGTGCAGAATTAAAGGGTAAAGTAATTGGAATTATTAATAGTGGAGAATTATCAGTTTTAGCATAA
- a CDS encoding class I SAM-dependent methyltransferase, whose amino-acid sequence MAVEKKHRSTFLNTFFSERKQVGAVAPSSRYLVKTMCNKIDFDNAKCIVELGPGTGAFTSEIIARANDSCKIILVELNETFYDILQNKFDDKRVIIVNRSADEIEDILNENGIEKADAVLSSLPLTVIPEIIKKRIIIGSFNVLKLGGVFIQYQYSLNAKKLLEMKYGKLKIGFVPMNVPPAFVYSAIKE is encoded by the coding sequence ATGGCAGTAGAAAAAAAACACAGAAGTACATTTTTAAATACATTTTTTTCTGAAAGAAAGCAAGTTGGTGCAGTTGCGCCTAGTTCAAGATACCTTGTTAAAACCATGTGCAATAAAATTGATTTTGACAATGCAAAATGTATCGTTGAATTAGGTCCTGGTACTGGCGCTTTTACTTCAGAAATTATTGCAAGAGCAAATGATAGCTGTAAGATTATTTTGGTTGAGTTGAACGAAACTTTCTACGACATTTTACAAAATAAATTTGATGATAAACGTGTAATTATTGTCAATAGAAGTGCTGATGAAATTGAAGATATTCTTAATGAAAATGGCATTGAAAAAGCAGATGCTGTTTTGTCATCTCTCCCATTAACAGTGATTCCTGAAATAATCAAAAAGAGAATAATTATCGGCTCTTTTAACGTCTTAAAACTTGGTGGCGTTTTTATTCAGTATCAATATTCATTGAACGCTAAGAAATTACTAGAAATGAAGTATGGTAAACTTAAAATAGGTTTTGTTCCTATGAATGTTCCTCCTGCTTTTGTTTATTCTGCAATTAAGGAATAG
- the mnmA gene encoding tRNA 2-thiouridine(34) synthase MnmA, with protein MKTVVVGLSGGVDSSVAAHLLVEKGYNVIGIFMKNWHDESVTISDECPWIDDSQDALLVAQKLGIPFQTLDLSSEYKKRIVDYMFAEYEAGRTPNPDVLCNREIKFDIFLKEAEKLGADFVATGHYCQKKETEDGYFRLIAGADPNKDQSYFLCQLTQEQLSKALFPIGHLQKHEVREIAAAQDLITAEKKDSQGLCFIGKVKLPTFLQQQLQPKNGRIIELKEDLKIFEDYRKILDSKDYKELAKPFELQPNMGEVVGEHQGAHYFTIGQRKGLQVGGTPLPLFVVGTNVDDNVIYTGQGEHHPGLNRKALFIKKEDVHWIRPDKTLKVGEQASYLVRIRYRQPLEEAILFCEEDGIYIHFDNLIKGISPGQFAAWYQDDELIGSGVITT; from the coding sequence ATGAAAACAGTTGTTGTTGGTTTATCAGGAGGAGTGGACTCAAGTGTTGCGGCGCATTTGTTAGTTGAAAAGGGATACAATGTTATTGGAATCTTTATGAAAAACTGGCATGATGAATCTGTTACAATTTCTGATGAATGTCCTTGGATTGATGATAGTCAGGATGCTTTATTGGTAGCTCAAAAGTTGGGCATTCCTTTTCAAACGCTTGATTTATCATCTGAATACAAAAAGAGGATTGTTGATTACATGTTTGCAGAGTATGAAGCAGGAAGAACGCCTAATCCGGATGTTTTGTGTAATCGAGAAATCAAATTTGATATCTTCCTTAAAGAAGCTGAAAAATTAGGGGCAGATTTTGTTGCTACCGGTCACTATTGTCAAAAAAAGGAAACGGAGGATGGATATTTTAGGTTAATAGCCGGAGCTGATCCAAATAAAGACCAAAGCTATTTTCTATGTCAATTAACTCAGGAACAACTGTCTAAAGCATTGTTTCCTATTGGGCATTTGCAAAAGCATGAAGTAAGAGAAATTGCTGCAGCTCAAGATTTAATTACAGCTGAGAAGAAAGATTCGCAAGGTTTATGTTTTATTGGAAAGGTGAAATTACCTACTTTTTTGCAACAACAATTACAACCTAAAAACGGAAGGATAATCGAGTTAAAAGAAGACTTAAAAATATTTGAGGATTATAGAAAAATACTTGATTCTAAAGATTATAAAGAGCTGGCTAAACCATTTGAATTACAACCTAATATGGGCGAAGTAGTTGGCGAACATCAAGGAGCACATTACTTTACTATTGGCCAAAGAAAAGGTTTACAAGTTGGAGGAACTCCACTACCCTTATTTGTTGTAGGAACCAATGTAGATGACAATGTTATTTACACCGGACAGGGAGAGCATCATCCGGGATTGAACAGAAAGGCTTTGTTTATTAAAAAAGAAGATGTTCACTGGATCCGTCCGGACAAAACTTTGAAAGTTGGTGAACAAGCTTCTTATTTGGTAAGGATAAGATATAGACAACCTTTAGAAGAGGCTATTTTATTTTGTGAAGAAGATGGAATTTACATCCATTTTGACAACCTAATCAAGGGTATTTCTCCGGGACAATTTGCTGCCTGGTACCAAGATGATGAATTGATAGGTTCAGGAGTTATTACGACATAA